One genomic window of Candoia aspera isolate rCanAsp1 chromosome 12, rCanAsp1.hap2, whole genome shotgun sequence includes the following:
- the SLITRK4 gene encoding SLIT and NTRK-like protein 4 yields the protein MLVWLFLVLSSPASSTDPETDSSVEICNVCSCVSVENVLYVNCEKVAVYRPNQLKPPWSNFYHLNFQNNLLIILYPNTFLNFSHAVSLQLGNNKLQNIEGGAFLGLSALKQLHLNNNELKVLRADTFLGIENLEYLQADYNLIKYIERGAFNKLHKLKVLILNDNLISLLPDNIFRFASLTHLDIRGNRIQKLPYIGVLEHIGRIVELQLEDNPWNCTCDLLPLKAWLENMPYSIYIGEAICETPSDLYGRLLKETNKQELCAMGTGSDFDVRILPPSQLEPGFSTPNGHTTQTSMHRLVTKPPKTTNPSKISGIVAGKPFSSRNLSQIVSFQTRVPPLTPCPHPCICKTHPSDLGLSINCQEKNIQSLAELVPKPTNAKKLHVNGNYIKNVEMSDFVELEGLDLLHLGSNQIVAIKGEVFHNLTNLRRLYLNGNQIERLSPEMFAGLHNLQYLYLEYNVIKEILAGTFDLMPNLQLLYLNNNLLRSLPAYIFARAPLARLNLRNNHFMYLPVSGVLDHLKSLTQIDLEGNPWDCTCDLVALKLWLEKLNEGIVVKELKCETPVQFANIELKALKNEILCPKLLKSAFFTSPAPVFTFTTPLGPVRSPPGGPVPLSILILSILVVLILTVFVAFCLLVFVLRRNKKPSTKHEGLASPECSSMQLQLQKHNHISNKKDTLGAEAFIPQTIEHMSKRHSCGLKEAETGFMFAEPAGQKVILRNNSDKDKDLLHMDPRKRLSTIDELDELLPGRDSNVFIQNFLENKKEYNSIGVSGFEIRYPEKQPDRKNKSLIGGNHSKIVVEQRKSEYFELKAKLQGSPDYLQVLEEQTALNKI from the coding sequence ATGCTTGTCTGGCTTTTTCTGGTATTGTCCAGCCCAGCTTCTTCTACAGATCCAGAAACTGACTCATCGGTGGAAATTTGCAATGTTTGCTCCTGTGTGTCGGTGGAGAATGTACTTTATGTCAACTGTGAGAAGGTGGCAGTCTACAGACCGAACCAGCTGAAACCCCCTTGGTCTAATTTCTATCACCTCAATTTTCAGAATAACCTCCTGATTATCCTGTATCCAAACACGTTCCTTAATTTTAGCCATGCGGTGTCCCTGCAGCTGGGAAATAATAAGCTACAGAACATTGAGGGAGGAGCTTTCCTGGGTCTCAGTGCGTTAAAACAGTTGCACTTGAACAACAATGAATTAAAGGTTCTCCGAGCTGACACTTTCCTTGGCATTGAGAACTTGGAGTATCTCCAAGCTGACTACAATTTAATCAAATATATTGAGCGAGGAGCCTTCAATAAGCTCCACAAGCTAAAAGTCCTCATTCTTAATGACAACCTAATTTCTCTCCTACCTGATAATATTTTCCGTTTTGCTTCTCTAACCCACTTGGATATCCGTGGGAATCGCATACAGAAACTGCCCTACATTGGCGTGCTGGAGCACATTGGGCGCATTGTGGAGTTGCAACTGGAGGACAACCCATGGAATTGTACCTGTGATCTTCTGCCTTTGAAGGCATGGCTGGAGAATATGCCCTACAGCATCTACATTGGAGAAGCCATTTGTGAGACCCCCAGCGATCTGTATGGGAGGCTTTTGAAGGAAACCAACAAACAAGAACTCTGCGCCATGGGGACTGGGAGTGATTTTGATGTCCGAATCCTGCCCCCTTCCCAGCTAGAGCCTGGCTTCAGCACACCCAACGGGCATACCACGCAAACCTCAATGCACCGGTTGGTTACCAAGCCTCCCAAAACGACCAACCCTTCTAAAATCTCGGGAATTGTGGCCGGAAAGCCCTTCTCAAGCCGCAATCTCAGTCAAATTGTGTCTTTTCAGACCAGGGTGCCCCCTCTGACCCCTTGCCCACACCCCTGCATTTGCAAAACCCATCCTTCAGACTTGGGATTGAGCATCAACTGCCAAGAGAAGAATATCCAGTCCCTAGCGGAGCTGGTCCCTAAGCCCACGAATGCCAAGAAGCTGCACGTTAATGGCAATTATATCAAGAATGTGGAGATGTCTGACTTTGTGGAACTTGAAGGGCTGGATTTGCTCCATCTGGGCAGCAATCAGATTGTAGCAATCAAAGGGGAAGTTTTCCACAACCTGACCAATTTACGGAGATTGTATCTCAACGGCAATCAGATTGAGCGGCTCAGTCCTGAAATGTTTGCTGGCCTGCACAATCTTCAGTACCTGTACTTGGAATACAATGTCATTAAAGAGATTTTGGCAGGCACTTTCGATCTGATGCCCAACCTGCAGCTCCTGTACTTGAACAACAACTTGCTGCGGAGCCTGCCAGCCTACATTTTTGCCCGGGCTCCCCTCGCTCGGCTGAACCTGCGCAACAATCATTTCATGTACCTGCCTGTGAGTGGCGTGCTAGACCACCTGAAATCTCTGACCCAGATTGACCTGGAAGGGAACCCCTGGGACTGCACCTGCGACTTGGTGGCTCTGAAGCTGTGGCTGGAAAAACTCAACGAAGGCATTGTGGTGAAGGAACTGAAGTGTGAGACCCCCGTGCAGTTTGCTAACATTGAACTGAAGGCTCTCAAAAATGAGATCCTGTGTCCCAAGCTCCTCAAGTCTGCCTTTTTCACCAGCCCAGCACCTGTATTTACATTTACAACCCCTTTGGGCCCTGTCCGCAGTCCTCCTGGTGGCCCAGTACCCCTATCCATCCTCATCTTGAGCATCTTGGTGGTCCTCATTCTGACTGTCTTTGTCGCCTTCTGCCTTCTCGTCTTCGTTCTTCGCCGCAACAAGAAACCATCCACGAAGCACGAAGGGCTGGCCAGTCCTGAATGCAGTTCAATGCAGCTGCAGTTGCAGAAACACAACCACATCTCCAACAAAAAGGACACTCTGGGGGCCGAAGCGTTCATCCCTCAGACAATTGAGCACATGAGCAAAAGACATTCGTGTGGCTTAAAAGAGGCTGAAACGGGGTTTATGTTTGCGGAGCCGGCAGGCCAGAAAGTCATCCTGAGAAACAACAGTGACAAAGATAAAGATTTATTGCACATGGATCCCCGAAAGAGACTTAGTACCATTGATGAATTGGATGAGTTATTACCAGGGCGGGATTCTAATGTATTTATTCAgaattttctggaaaataaaaaggagtatAACAGTATAGGGGTCAGTGGCTTTGAAATACGATATCCAGAGAAACAGCCAGACAGAAAAAACAAATCTTTAATAGGGGGTAATCACAGTAAGATAGTGGTTGAGCAAAGGAAAAGTGAGTATTTTGAACTGAAAGCTAAACTTCAGGGCTCACCAGACTATCTGCAAGTCCTTGAAGAGCAAACGGCTTTGAATAAAATCTAG